One window of the Pedobacter ginsengisoli genome contains the following:
- a CDS encoding CIS tube protein, translating into MGILDALNPFMPADKLKIESWEKIDRAGDSEKTFSTFINPDEITLNYSVLSEQNSASGATGNAGAFLGTTPFEVTLKFFLDGTNATGVPLDVKDKIIEFYQTTGYDGKGHRTRFLRIKWPGLIWYRANQFAFDCILKSANIQYKLFNNGGKPLRAIITATFIEKRTKEQIEAEEDKKSADLTHIRIVKEGDTLPAMVHKIYGNFKYYLQVAKVNNLKNFRDLIPGQKLIFPPFEKNLK; encoded by the coding sequence ATGGGAATTCTTGATGCTTTAAACCCCTTTATGCCCGCCGATAAGCTTAAAATAGAATCATGGGAAAAAATTGATCGGGCAGGAGATTCTGAGAAAACATTTTCTACTTTCATTAATCCTGATGAGATTACGCTAAATTATAGCGTTTTATCGGAGCAGAATTCTGCGAGCGGAGCAACCGGAAATGCAGGCGCATTTCTTGGCACTACACCATTTGAAGTAACATTAAAGTTTTTTCTAGATGGTACAAATGCAACAGGTGTTCCGCTTGATGTAAAGGATAAGATTATTGAATTTTATCAAACTACAGGCTATGACGGCAAAGGACACAGAACAAGATTTTTACGTATTAAATGGCCTGGCTTAATTTGGTACAGAGCCAATCAATTTGCTTTTGATTGTATCTTAAAATCTGCCAACATTCAGTACAAGCTATTTAACAATGGCGGAAAACCACTTAGGGCAATTATTACAGCAACTTTTATTGAAAAAAGAACGAAGGAGCAAATTGAAGCCGAAGAGGATAAAAAATCAGCAGATCTTACCCATATCCGTATTGTAAAAGAAGGCGATACTTTGCCTGCAATGGTTCATAAAATTTACGGCAACTTTAAGTATTACCTGCAGGTAGCAAAGGTTAATAACCTAAAAAATTTCAGGGATTTAATACCCGGACAAAAATTGATTTTCCCTCCTTTTGAAAAGAACTTAAAGTAA
- a CDS encoding DUF5908 family protein, whose protein sequence is MPIIINEIEISVTVSDDTSASGGAPQGVNMPAKEEIIKECVEQVMEILKQKNER, encoded by the coding sequence ATGCCGATAATAATAAACGAGATCGAAATTTCTGTAACCGTTTCTGATGATACATCAGCTTCAGGTGGCGCTCCACAGGGTGTTAATATGCCAGCAAAGGAAGAGATTATCAAAGAATGTGTTGAGCAGGTTATGGAAATTCTTAAACAAAAAAATGAACGCTGA
- a CDS encoding phage tail protein produces the protein MSLISGIIDGLIYPPVGFHFLVVFEMFPQTPQDVRFQSVNGLSASITTETVAEGGENRFKHQFPGVPQYNKLVLKRGLFLGSFVSHWCRDSIENFNFQPKNILISLLNDSHIPLNVWHVFNAYPTKIDISEFNAEQNTMVVETLELTYQYFKPMGLDDLLMGAVGAVGGAISGGVSGSVSF, from the coding sequence ATGAGCTTAATCAGTGGTATTATTGATGGATTAATTTATCCTCCTGTAGGCTTCCATTTTCTGGTTGTATTTGAAATGTTTCCACAAACACCCCAGGATGTACGTTTTCAAAGCGTAAACGGGTTAAGTGCAAGCATTACCACAGAAACTGTGGCCGAGGGCGGAGAAAACAGGTTTAAACATCAGTTTCCAGGTGTTCCGCAGTATAATAAACTTGTATTGAAGCGTGGATTGTTTTTGGGCTCCTTTGTAAGTCATTGGTGTAGGGATAGCATTGAGAACTTCAATTTTCAGCCCAAAAACATTCTTATAAGCCTATTGAATGATAGTCATATCCCATTAAATGTATGGCATGTTTTTAATGCATACCCTACAAAAATTGACATCTCTGAATTCAATGCTGAGCAAAATACTATGGTAGTTGAAACATTGGAACTAACCTACCAATACTTTAAGCCAATGGGTCTGGATGATTTATTGATGGGCGCTGTAGGTGCCGTAGGTGGGGCCATAAGTGGAGGTGTATCTGGATCAGTAAGTTTTTAA
- a CDS encoding GPW/gp25 family protein has protein sequence MDKLKDVSELSFLGRGWSFPPTFSKQTNQVLMTSDEEDINKSLEILLSTTIGERFLQPLYGCNLENYVFEAMSASTETSIKITVKNAILMFEPRIKLLLVNLLDDFITEGRIDISVDYEVINTNTRFNLVYPFYLNEANNKLA, from the coding sequence ATGGATAAGCTTAAAGATGTATCCGAACTTTCATTTCTTGGAAGAGGATGGAGTTTTCCTCCAACTTTCTCTAAGCAAACAAATCAGGTTTTGATGACTTCTGATGAGGAGGATATTAATAAGAGTCTTGAAATTTTATTATCCACAACCATTGGCGAAAGATTCCTTCAGCCCTTATATGGTTGTAACCTCGAAAACTATGTTTTCGAAGCTATGAGTGCCTCCACAGAAACTTCAATTAAAATAACTGTCAAGAATGCTATTCTAATGTTTGAGCCAAGAATTAAGTTATTACTTGTAAATCTTCTTGATGATTTCATAACAGAAGGCCGAATAGATATTTCAGTTGATTATGAAGTAATTAATACCAATACCCGGTTCAATCTTGTATATCCATTTTATCTTAATGAGGCTAATAATAAATTGGCATGA
- the vgrG gene encoding type VI secretion system tip protein VgrG, protein MAEERIIPEIESVTEFKLKINGTEVPQSVEKQSVFVTKVVNKISSAILVFQDGDASDGIFPLTDGDLFSPGNEIEIEAGDPDTTVNIFKGIIIKQSLKIRNGMAPLLTVECKHKAVKTTIGRKNAYFHALTDSDIITQVLNDADFTDIQIESTNVTHKEMVQYNSTDWDFILSRAEANGNIVLTNDENIITKKPTVTGDAVLSLLHGATIIELDAEMDSRNQYTSVISKAWDMANQEITESTATDPSDLEEQGSFSATDLASVAGPGEFYLNHSGSINQQETQAWADAELLRSRLSKIRGRVKFQGISNINPGDVVELNGLGERFNGKAFVSGIRHEYTLSNGWKTHAQFGHSPDAFIEENNVVAPKAAGLLPGVIGLHTGIVTDNEDPDGEQRVRVKMPYINADDDGVWARIALTDAGDDRGMFFRPELGDEVLLGFLYDDPRQPVILGMLHSSNKVPPIQPSNDNHQKGYTSREKMKLTFDDDIKEIKIETPGENKVFISDDKQGFSVEDQSGNKIITEPSNITIKDSVGNEINIDINGGLIKVHANTKVIVDAPQIELVDGASHPLVFGDELLTYLNQIVNIYATHMHPGETALGMPVSPAPPVPPMPPATPSLLSVKVKTG, encoded by the coding sequence ATGGCCGAAGAAAGAATAATTCCTGAAATTGAGTCGGTAACCGAGTTTAAGCTCAAAATAAACGGCACTGAGGTACCACAGTCGGTAGAAAAACAATCTGTGTTTGTTACCAAGGTTGTAAATAAAATATCCTCAGCAATTCTGGTTTTTCAGGACGGAGATGCCTCAGATGGAATATTTCCTTTAACTGATGGAGATTTGTTTAGTCCGGGCAATGAGATAGAAATTGAAGCCGGAGATCCGGACACTACCGTAAATATATTTAAAGGAATTATAATTAAGCAGTCACTAAAAATAAGAAATGGCATGGCGCCATTGCTTACAGTGGAGTGTAAACACAAAGCAGTAAAAACAACAATTGGGAGAAAAAATGCATATTTCCACGCACTCACTGATTCGGATATTATTACGCAAGTTTTAAATGATGCAGATTTTACTGATATCCAAATTGAATCTACCAATGTTACCCACAAAGAAATGGTTCAATACAATTCAACTGATTGGGATTTTATTTTAAGCAGAGCCGAAGCGAATGGAAATATTGTGCTTACTAATGATGAAAATATCATTACCAAGAAACCTACAGTAACCGGAGATGCAGTTCTTTCCCTTTTACATGGAGCAACAATTATAGAACTGGATGCTGAGATGGATAGCAGAAATCAATATACATCAGTAATCAGCAAAGCTTGGGATATGGCTAATCAGGAAATTACTGAATCCACAGCAACCGATCCTTCAGATTTAGAAGAACAAGGAAGCTTTAGTGCTACAGATCTGGCATCAGTTGCTGGCCCAGGCGAATTCTATTTAAATCACTCAGGTTCTATAAATCAACAAGAAACACAAGCCTGGGCAGACGCAGAATTACTGAGATCGAGATTATCTAAAATAAGGGGTAGAGTGAAATTTCAAGGCATCTCAAACATAAATCCGGGAGATGTGGTAGAATTGAATGGTCTTGGCGAGCGTTTTAATGGAAAAGCATTTGTTAGTGGCATCAGACATGAGTACACTTTATCAAACGGATGGAAAACACATGCACAATTTGGTCATAGTCCGGATGCATTCATAGAGGAAAACAATGTTGTTGCACCAAAAGCAGCCGGATTGTTACCCGGTGTAATTGGGTTACATACAGGTATTGTAACTGACAATGAGGATCCTGACGGCGAACAGCGTGTTCGTGTAAAGATGCCTTACATTAATGCCGATGATGATGGGGTATGGGCACGAATTGCTTTAACAGATGCCGGTGATGACAGGGGGATGTTTTTTAGGCCAGAGCTTGGAGACGAGGTATTACTAGGATTTCTATACGACGACCCTCGTCAGCCTGTTATTTTAGGTATGCTTCATAGCTCTAACAAAGTTCCGCCAATACAACCTTCAAACGATAACCATCAAAAGGGCTATACTTCACGCGAAAAAATGAAGTTAACTTTTGATGATGATATCAAGGAAATTAAAATAGAAACTCCTGGAGAAAACAAAGTATTCATTAGTGATGATAAACAAGGTTTTAGTGTTGAAGATCAGAGCGGAAATAAGATCATTACTGAACCATCCAATATTACCATAAAAGATTCGGTAGGAAACGAAATAAATATAGATATAAATGGAGGGCTGATAAAGGTACATGCAAATACAAAAGTGATTGTAGATGCCCCTCAGATAGAGTTGGTTGACGGGGCCTCTCATCCGCTGGTATTTGGAGATGAGCTACTTACTTATCTTAATCAGATTGTAAACATATATGCTACACACATGCACCCCGGAGAAACCGCATTAGGAATGCCTGTAAGTCCGGCACCACCTGTCCCTCCAATGCCACCCGCAACTCCAAGTTTATTGTCAGTAAAAGTTAAAACAGGATAA
- a CDS encoding capsular polysaccharide synthesis protein: MTNLKNKNLPVWLYWEGELPEWIKSCQKTVFAHTDNVQLLTPELFAELRDCDLDIKIEDLYVAHRADFIRAFLLKKFGGLWIDSDCVVIKSIQPLIDILNMYDFVGYRERSGDVTNNFMGASLNSTIASNYYNRVCKILRSGQQINWLTIGSEALTATLSEGKASWYELKVEQIQPVCWSNPAAFFKKGNDVVHQQMLNPDSFCYMVSANMVRGYLEENQYPDILDNDTFFSFLLRTSEANKKTNSAFA; this comes from the coding sequence ATGACTAATCTGAAAAATAAAAACTTACCAGTATGGCTATATTGGGAAGGTGAGCTTCCTGAATGGATTAAATCCTGCCAGAAAACAGTATTTGCACATACAGATAATGTACAATTGTTAACCCCTGAGCTTTTTGCTGAATTGCGTGATTGTGACCTGGACATCAAGATTGAGGATTTATATGTGGCACATAGGGCAGATTTTATAAGAGCCTTTTTACTTAAAAAATTTGGCGGATTGTGGATCGATTCCGATTGTGTTGTTATTAAATCAATACAACCTTTAATAGATATTCTAAACATGTACGACTTTGTTGGTTATAGGGAACGCTCTGGCGATGTAACCAATAATTTTATGGGGGCATCATTGAATAGTACTATTGCCTCTAATTACTATAACCGGGTTTGTAAAATCCTCCGTTCCGGACAACAAATTAATTGGTTAACAATTGGGTCTGAAGCATTAACGGCTACTCTAAGTGAGGGAAAGGCTTCATGGTATGAATTAAAGGTTGAACAGATTCAACCAGTTTGCTGGAGCAATCCTGCTGCATTTTTTAAAAAAGGTAATGATGTGGTACATCAGCAAATGCTTAATCCAGATTCCTTTTGTTACATGGTATCTGCCAATATGGTTAGAGGTTATCTCGAAGAAAATCAATATCCGGATATACTTGATAATGATACATTTTTCAGCTTCTTATTAAGAACCTCGGAAGCTAATAAAAAGACAAATTCCGCTTTTGCTTAA
- a CDS encoding phage tail sheath family protein, which produces MADVFKTPGVYIREIPTFPPSVAEVETAIPAFIGYTEKATFNGKDLTMIPQRISSLLEYEQLFGQAQKETAFTVTITDTTNSDSSIARTISIDKAAATSSRFKLYYGLQMYFANGGGPCYVVSVGLYPSSAPSDTDVTSQKLQDGLAAIAKVDEPTLLLFPDGPSLDSSSYYSLINQALNQCFLLQDRFTIIDVIQAKGTPNDINSSADDFRNAATLGSNLDLIKYGAAYFPYLETILNYRFDDKDINVVYKTVISGVEATETVETDGDPGNISLASIQNPASNIKESLKKGLNLQKPAPTVPTSPVTPPEVTGNTELYNLIKLQLQKINIVMPPSSTIAGIYAAVDSSRGVWKAPANVSLSYVNAASLKISHQDQMSLNVDPTSGKSINAIRYFTGKGVMVWGARTLAGNDNEWRYVPVRRFFIFAEESIKKGTEWVVFEPNDANTWVRVRAMIENFLIKQWRAGALAGAKPEHAFFVRVGLGVTMTALDILEGRMNIEIGMAVVRPAEFIILKFSHKLQES; this is translated from the coding sequence ATGGCAGATGTATTTAAAACCCCTGGGGTCTATATACGCGAGATCCCAACGTTTCCACCTTCTGTAGCTGAAGTGGAAACCGCTATTCCTGCATTCATCGGTTATACTGAGAAAGCAACCTTTAATGGTAAGGATCTTACAATGATCCCCCAGCGAATTAGTTCATTGTTAGAGTATGAACAACTATTTGGTCAGGCTCAGAAAGAAACGGCGTTTACTGTAACCATTACAGACACCACCAACTCTGATTCTTCAATTGCACGAACTATCTCAATTGATAAGGCTGCTGCTACAAGTTCAAGATTTAAATTGTACTATGGTCTGCAAATGTATTTCGCTAATGGTGGAGGTCCATGCTATGTAGTATCAGTGGGTCTTTATCCTTCATCGGCACCTTCTGATACTGATGTTACATCTCAAAAACTTCAAGATGGTTTAGCAGCCATAGCGAAAGTTGATGAGCCGACTTTGCTTCTTTTCCCGGATGGACCATCGTTAGATTCGTCGAGCTATTATTCACTGATTAACCAGGCATTAAATCAATGCTTCTTACTTCAGGATAGGTTTACAATTATCGATGTAATACAAGCAAAGGGTACTCCAAACGACATTAACAGTTCGGCAGATGACTTTAGAAACGCCGCAACCCTTGGCAGTAACCTTGATCTGATAAAATATGGTGCTGCTTATTTTCCTTATCTGGAAACCATATTGAATTATAGATTTGATGACAAAGACATTAACGTAGTCTATAAAACAGTTATTAGTGGAGTAGAGGCAACAGAAACTGTAGAAACTGATGGTGATCCTGGAAATATTAGTCTGGCTAGTATTCAAAATCCGGCATCTAACATAAAAGAGTCGCTAAAAAAAGGGCTTAACCTTCAAAAACCGGCACCCACTGTACCAACTTCACCAGTTACCCCACCAGAGGTTACCGGCAATACAGAGCTTTACAACCTGATAAAGCTTCAATTGCAAAAAATAAATATTGTTATGCCACCTTCATCAACAATTGCCGGAATCTATGCTGCTGTTGATAGTTCAAGAGGTGTTTGGAAAGCACCGGCTAATGTTTCATTGTCTTATGTAAATGCGGCATCATTAAAGATTTCTCATCAGGATCAAATGTCATTAAATGTTGATCCAACTTCTGGTAAATCAATAAATGCAATAAGGTATTTTACAGGTAAAGGAGTTATGGTTTGGGGAGCCAGAACCTTAGCAGGTAATGACAATGAATGGCGCTATGTGCCGGTACGCAGGTTCTTTATTTTTGCAGAAGAATCTATTAAAAAAGGCACTGAGTGGGTTGTTTTTGAACCAAACGATGCAAATACCTGGGTTAGGGTTAGGGCGATGATTGAGAACTTCCTTATTAAACAATGGAGGGCCGGAGCACTTGCAGGCGCTAAACCGGAACATGCATTCTTTGTTAGGGTTGGCCTTGGTGTAACTATGACCGCACTTGACATATTAGAAGGCAGAATGAATATTGAAATAGGCATGGCGGTAGTTCGTCCGGCAGAGTTCATAATACTCAAATTCTCTCACAAACTTCAGGAATCTTAA
- a CDS encoding FkbM family methyltransferase, giving the protein MMNEVLNIVYRKDTDDDQWVIPEVIDQDMYCIKSRLAPIEPVAQSYVIDCGAHIGAFSIMCAKYLKNVDVISFEPNPDSFWYLNENAKIFGKIKALNKAVSITNGTLNLYSPDQSEWSGRWTSIPNSNDFLSVESVGLFPFINALDRDVFILKLDIEGYEEFLIEASKEEDLKKIHTIIIETHTDNFNHQKLKDYGYSLLFNPDISAARQFVYSKN; this is encoded by the coding sequence ATGATGAATGAAGTTTTGAATATTGTTTACAGAAAAGACACTGATGATGATCAGTGGGTTATACCTGAAGTTATTGACCAGGATATGTATTGTATTAAAAGTCGATTAGCTCCCATAGAGCCTGTAGCTCAAAGTTATGTAATAGATTGCGGCGCCCATATTGGAGCATTTTCTATAATGTGCGCCAAATACTTAAAAAATGTTGATGTTATTTCCTTTGAACCAAACCCGGATAGTTTTTGGTACCTAAATGAAAACGCCAAAATATTTGGAAAAATTAAAGCCTTGAACAAGGCTGTTTCAATAACAAACGGGACATTAAATCTCTATTCGCCAGATCAAAGTGAATGGAGTGGTAGATGGACATCTATACCGAATTCAAACGATTTTTTATCCGTTGAATCTGTAGGGTTATTTCCCTTTATTAATGCGCTAGACAGAGATGTTTTTATACTTAAGTTAGACATTGAAGGGTATGAAGAATTTTTAATTGAAGCTTCTAAAGAAGAGGACCTGAAAAAGATACATACCATTATCATTGAAACACATACTGATAATTTTAATCATCAAAAATTAAAGGATTACGGTTATAGTTTACTCTTTAACCCAGATATCTCTGCCGCAAGGCAATTTGTTTATTCAAAGAATTGA
- a CDS encoding phage tail protein translates to MATYPLPKFHFQVDWGGTKIGFTEVSGLNIENKLIEYRDGASPEFSKIKMPGMREFSNITLKRGVFAGDNEFYQWLNTISLNTVERRDVVIKLLNENHEPVVTWKIKNAFPIKIQSTDLKADGSEVAIEQLDLAHEGLTIQNGD, encoded by the coding sequence ATGGCAACTTATCCACTACCAAAGTTTCATTTCCAGGTTGACTGGGGTGGAACCAAAATTGGCTTTACGGAAGTAAGCGGATTAAATATTGAAAATAAATTAATTGAATACCGCGATGGCGCATCGCCAGAGTTCAGTAAAATTAAAATGCCCGGCATGCGGGAATTTAGTAACATTACACTAAAACGGGGAGTGTTTGCCGGAGATAATGAATTTTATCAATGGTTAAATACCATAAGCCTGAATACGGTTGAAAGAAGGGATGTAGTTATTAAACTACTTAATGAAAACCACGAACCTGTGGTAACCTGGAAAATTAAAAATGCCTTTCCAATTAAAATACAAAGTACTGATTTAAAGGCAGACGGAAGCGAGGTTGCCATTGAGCAGCTTGATTTGGCCCACGAGGGTTTAACTATACAAAATGGTGATTAA
- a CDS encoding DUF4255 domain-containing protein, which translates to MLRTALEFLSDELNAYLKRKDATNFGNDDTVIISSLMTPDGTFAVVSDGNDVSKIILTLVNLEEDRISEAQYNYRKADDKIQVVNPPVNLNIFVAFCVFANNYSTALRLLSYVISFFQGNQVFDSDKYPGINSKVDNDKPWQKIGRLLVNLHPITFEQQNNLWATLGAKYMPSVIYKIRTMSFIDLEPKMEAPPITEVTISDN; encoded by the coding sequence ATGCTACGTACCGCACTTGAATTTTTGTCAGATGAGCTTAACGCTTATCTTAAACGCAAGGACGCCACCAACTTTGGGAATGATGATACTGTTATCATTTCATCGCTCATGACTCCAGATGGTACATTTGCTGTTGTATCTGATGGCAACGACGTGTCTAAGATCATTTTAACATTGGTCAATCTAGAAGAAGACCGCATTTCTGAAGCACAGTACAATTACAGGAAGGCTGATGATAAAATTCAAGTAGTTAACCCTCCGGTTAACCTGAATATCTTTGTTGCCTTTTGTGTATTTGCTAATAACTATTCAACTGCATTACGACTTCTATCTTATGTGATTTCATTTTTCCAGGGAAATCAGGTTTTTGACAGTGATAAGTATCCCGGTATTAATTCAAAGGTCGACAATGATAAACCCTGGCAAAAAATAGGACGCCTGCTTGTTAATTTACACCCCATTACTTTTGAACAGCAAAATAACCTTTGGGCAACGCTTGGAGCTAAGTACATGCCTAGCGTTATTTACAAAATCAGAACCATGAGCTTCATTGATCTTGAACCTAAAATGGAAGCTCCACCAATTACAGAAGTTACAATTAGCGATAATTAA